The Candidatus Omnitrophota bacterium genome has a window encoding:
- a CDS encoding FAD-dependent oxidoreductase: MKRYIIIGNSAAGISAAEAIRKKDKESRIAMISDEDYPSYCRCLISYYLAGDIKEKEILYRADSFYKENNIELILNKKITRVEPKKNAVYFEDKTKHEFDSLLIATGSSPKMPEIKGIDKKGVYGFRTIRDAKELNTLVAASKPACISGGGLVGLKAAYALKKRGLKVKVIVKSGQVLSQVLDREAAQLVQNKLESNGVELIFGHDVAEVVGEDNIKALKLDSGKTIEASILIVSKGVAPNIDMVSGTDIKVNEGIIADNTLRTAVPNIYAAGDVCEAYDITLKAGCVNALWPIAVWQGRVAGANMAGEKVKYEGSLGMNSLEFFGLPTMSFGIFKVKDGQGFEEIKLKNAKAGTYKKFVIKNNRLVGVVLAGKVANGGIFLRLIKDGIDIVPFRDRLTEESFGYPDIIEHIKGKDKENMYV; encoded by the coding sequence ATGAAGCGCTATATTATTATAGGGAATTCAGCAGCGGGCATATCGGCGGCGGAAGCTATCCGTAAGAAAGATAAAGAGTCACGGATAGCTATGATTTCGGATGAAGATTACCCGTCTTATTGTCGCTGTCTCATTTCGTACTATCTCGCCGGGGACATTAAGGAGAAAGAAATATTATACAGGGCAGACAGTTTTTATAAAGAGAATAATATTGAACTAATCCTGAATAAAAAGATCACGCGCGTTGAACCGAAGAAGAACGCGGTCTACTTTGAGGACAAGACGAAACATGAATTCGACAGCCTCCTTATTGCTACAGGCTCTTCGCCCAAGATGCCGGAGATAAAAGGCATAGACAAAAAAGGCGTTTATGGATTCAGGACGATCCGGGATGCTAAAGAACTTAATACGCTTGTCGCGGCGAGCAAGCCAGCCTGTATTTCCGGCGGGGGCCTGGTCGGGCTGAAGGCTGCTTATGCCTTGAAGAAGAGAGGCCTCAAAGTAAAGGTCATAGTCAAATCCGGGCAGGTTTTATCGCAGGTGCTCGACCGGGAGGCTGCCCAGCTTGTCCAGAATAAGCTGGAATCAAACGGTGTCGAACTTATCTTCGGCCACGATGTGGCTGAGGTAGTTGGTGAAGACAATATTAAGGCGTTAAAGTTAGATTCCGGCAAGACAATAGAGGCTTCAATACTGATAGTCAGTAAAGGAGTTGCGCCTAATATTGATATGGTAAGCGGAACAGACATTAAAGTGAACGAAGGTATAATAGCAGATAACACGTTGCGCACAGCAGTTCCCAATATCTATGCGGCTGGAGATGTATGCGAGGCTTATGATATTACTCTGAAGGCGGGGTGTGTGAACGCGCTCTGGCCTATTGCCGTATGGCAGGGAAGAGTTGCAGGCGCGAATATGGCGGGAGAAAAGGTTAAATATGAAGGTTCGCTTGGGATGAATTCTCTGGAGTTTTTCGGGTTGCCGACGATGTCTTTTGGAATATTTAAGGTAAAGGATGGACAGGGGTTCGAAGAGATAAAATTAAAGAATGCAAAAGCCGGGACGTATAAAAAATTTGTTATTAAAAATAACCGCCTGGTTGGGGTAGTACTGGCTGGAAAGGTGGCTAATGGCGGTATATTTTTAAGATTAATAAAAGACGGGATAGACATTGTACCGTTCAGGGATAGACTGACAGAGGAGAGCTTCGGCTATCCTGATATTATAGAACATATTAAAGGTAAAGATAAGGAGAATATGTATGTCTAA
- a CDS encoding 4Fe-4S dicluster domain-containing protein — protein MKTLYYGVKKCLGCKSCEIACAVAHSASGDLFKAIKEEMPSLPRKKVLCSRGKNYPVSCRHCKDAKCVDACMASALIFDKTKGMVLHDEKRCVGCWMCVMVCPYGAVRPNLKKKMPVRCDKCADKDEPACVKACPTGAVIWQEEVFK, from the coding sequence GTGAAGACGTTATATTATGGAGTAAAAAAATGTTTAGGGTGCAAGTCCTGCGAGATTGCCTGCGCGGTGGCTCATTCAGCGAGCGGGGATCTCTTTAAGGCAATAAAAGAAGAGATGCCCTCTCTGCCGCGAAAAAAAGTGCTATGTTCGCGCGGGAAAAATTATCCTGTTTCATGCAGGCATTGCAAGGACGCAAAATGTGTTGACGCCTGCATGGCCTCAGCGCTTATCTTTGATAAGACGAAGGGGATGGTCCTGCACGATGAGAAGCGCTGTGTCGGCTGCTGGATGTGCGTCATGGTATGCCCATACGGCGCTGTCCGCCCCAATTTAAAAAAGAAGATGCCGGTGCGCTGCGATAAATGTGCCGATAAAGACGAACCGGCTTGTGTAAAAGCATGCCCTACAGGCGCAGTTATATGGCAGGAAGAGGTGTTTAAATGA
- the cooS gene encoding anaerobic carbon-monoxide dehydrogenase catalytic subunit: MSDVKKKSIDLATQEMLEKARCESIETVWDRLGEQQPQCGFGQLGACCTVCNMGPCRIDPFGEGANTGVCGANADTIAARNLVRKIAVGASAHSDHGRDVAHMLSLISDVRMHEHGHGKDSHTHNYEILDVDKFKKLAEEFGIDSSKPISDITRELSKKLLEEFGKQDGELVFCKRAPKKRQKIWKDLGITPRGIDREVVELLHTTTMGVDNDYKNMIKNGMRCALSDGWGGSMIATEVQDAILGSPMPVRGKVNLGVLREGFVNIVVHGHEPVLSDMAVKACKDPELVKLAKVKGAEGINLAGICCSANEVLMRNGIPVAGNFLQQELAIITGAVEVMMVDVQCIMPALHEVASCFHTKLITTSTKARFPGVQHIEFTPDNAYDVAKQIVRIGVENFSNRNKGRVNIPKHEMDLVAGFTKEIVFQILGGKYRSTYKPLNEAIISGRLRGLAGVVGCNNPKQTHDYYHTTLVKELIKNDVLVLQTGCAAIACAKQGLLVPEAAKTYAGKGLQEICEAVGIPPVLHMGACVDNSRILTAASHIIEEGGLGQDLSDIPAAGCAPEWMSEKAITIGFYFVASGVYTVFGSLPFATLGSANLTEYLTKGIESAVGGRFEFCDDPIKMADLMIAHIDKKRKALNLKPWMYQK; the protein is encoded by the coding sequence ATGTCAGATGTGAAGAAAAAATCCATAGATTTAGCTACGCAGGAGATGCTTGAAAAGGCAAGATGTGAGAGCATCGAGACTGTTTGGGATAGGCTTGGAGAACAGCAACCTCAATGCGGTTTTGGTCAACTCGGAGCATGCTGCACAGTCTGTAACATGGGACCGTGCCGCATAGATCCGTTTGGAGAGGGCGCTAACACCGGTGTGTGCGGCGCAAACGCCGATACCATAGCGGCGAGAAACCTTGTCAGGAAAATAGCGGTTGGCGCGTCCGCTCATTCCGATCACGGCAGGGATGTCGCGCATATGTTATCGCTTATCTCGGACGTTCGCATGCATGAGCATGGGCATGGCAAGGATTCTCATACACACAATTACGAAATACTCGACGTCGATAAATTTAAGAAGCTTGCGGAAGAATTTGGCATCGACAGCTCAAAGCCGATATCCGATATTACCAGAGAACTTTCCAAAAAACTCCTCGAAGAGTTCGGGAAACAGGATGGCGAACTGGTATTTTGCAAAAGGGCCCCTAAAAAACGGCAGAAGATATGGAAGGATCTTGGCATTACACCGCGCGGTATAGACAGGGAAGTCGTAGAGCTTTTACATACCACAACTATGGGCGTGGACAACGATTATAAGAATATGATAAAAAACGGTATGCGATGTGCGCTTTCGGACGGTTGGGGCGGATCGATGATCGCGACCGAAGTTCAGGATGCCATTCTTGGCAGTCCGATGCCTGTAAGGGGAAAAGTGAATCTCGGAGTTCTGAGGGAAGGTTTTGTCAACATCGTAGTGCATGGCCATGAACCAGTCCTGTCGGATATGGCGGTCAAGGCCTGCAAAGATCCTGAATTGGTAAAGCTTGCTAAGGTAAAAGGCGCCGAAGGTATCAATCTTGCCGGTATCTGCTGCAGCGCTAACGAAGTCCTGATGCGTAACGGTATTCCGGTCGCGGGTAATTTTCTTCAGCAGGAGTTGGCCATAATAACCGGCGCGGTGGAAGTTATGATGGTAGATGTCCAATGTATAATGCCGGCCCTCCATGAGGTAGCGAGTTGTTTTCATACGAAACTCATTACGACAAGCACGAAGGCCCGTTTCCCCGGCGTACAACATATAGAATTTACCCCTGACAATGCTTATGATGTGGCCAAGCAGATAGTAAGGATAGGCGTGGAAAATTTTTCCAATAGAAATAAGGGAAGGGTCAACATCCCAAAACACGAGATGGATCTGGTGGCAGGTTTTACGAAAGAGATAGTTTTCCAGATATTGGGAGGCAAATATCGTTCAACATATAAGCCTTTGAATGAGGCTATCATATCCGGACGCCTTAGGGGATTGGCCGGCGTGGTAGGATGCAACAACCCGAAGCAGACTCACGATTATTATCATACGACGCTTGTGAAGGAATTAATAAAGAACGATGTGCTGGTACTTCAGACCGGATGCGCCGCGATAGCCTGCGCGAAACAGGGGTTGCTGGTGCCGGAAGCGGCCAAGACTTATGCCGGCAAGGGATTGCAGGAGATATGCGAGGCGGTCGGCATACCGCCGGTACTGCACATGGGCGCATGTGTCGATAATTCACGTATACTGACAGCCGCGTCTCATATTATAGAGGAAGGCGGACTGGGCCAGGATTTGTCGGATATACCGGCCGCAGGCTGCGCGCCCGAATGGATGTCAGAGAAAGCGATAACGATCGGTTTTTATTTTGTCGCCTCGGGAGTATACACCGTATTTGGCTCACTTCCTTTTGCCACTCTGGGAAGCGCTAATCTGACGGAGTATCTGACGAAGGGTATTGAGAGTGCCGTCGGAGGAAGGTTTGAGTTCTGCGATGACCCAATAAAGATGGCCGACCTGATGATAGCTCACATAGACAAGAAGCGTAAAGCGCTTAATCTTAAACCCTGGATGTACCAAAAGTGA
- a CDS encoding methylenetetrahydrofolate reductase, whose translation MTFCDKIKAGKFLVTSEIGPPKGTDIKEMLEDADLIKGKVDAINVTDLQSSVLRVGSLAVCHLLKDRGIEPILQMTCRDRNRLALQSDLLSAAILGIENVLALTGDYPTLGDHPEAKPVFDLGSIELLDAIKLLQEGKDMKGNALKGAPKFCVGAVVNPGADPLEPEIIKMEKKIESGALFFQTQAIYDMELFKRFLDATRHLKTKILGGIVLLKSAGMARYMNKNVAGVFVPDNLIKEMEETKDKSAKSIEIAARLIRELKPLCQGIHIMPIGWDKKVPLVLETAGL comes from the coding sequence ATGACATTCTGCGATAAGATTAAAGCCGGCAAATTTTTAGTTACAAGCGAGATAGGTCCCCCAAAAGGGACCGATATCAAAGAGATGCTCGAAGATGCGGATCTTATAAAGGGCAAGGTCGACGCAATAAATGTTACGGACCTGCAAAGTTCCGTATTAAGGGTCGGTTCGCTTGCGGTGTGCCATCTTTTAAAGGATAGGGGCATCGAGCCTATATTGCAGATGACATGCCGTGACAGGAACAGGCTTGCGTTACAGTCCGATCTATTATCCGCCGCCATACTCGGCATAGAAAATGTGCTTGCCCTTACGGGGGATTATCCGACGCTCGGCGATCATCCCGAGGCTAAGCCTGTATTTGATTTAGGCTCTATTGAGCTTCTGGACGCGATAAAACTTTTGCAGGAAGGCAAGGACATGAAAGGCAACGCGTTAAAGGGGGCGCCAAAATTCTGTGTAGGCGCGGTAGTAAACCCGGGCGCGGATCCGCTCGAGCCGGAAATCATAAAGATGGAGAAAAAGATAGAATCCGGCGCGCTATTTTTCCAGACGCAGGCTATCTACGATATGGAGTTATTCAAAAGATTCTTGGACGCCACGCGGCATTTAAAGACAAAGATATTGGGCGGCATAGTATTGCTGAAATCCGCGGGAATGGCAAGATATATGAATAAGAATGTCGCGGGAGTCTTCGTGCCCGACAATCTTATTAAAGAGATGGAAGAGACGAAAGATAAGAGTGCAAAATCGATAGAGATAGCTGCGCGGCTTATTAGAGAGCTTAAGCCGTTGTGTCAGGGCATACATATCATGCCGATAGGCTGGGATAAGAAGGTCCCGCTTGTTTTAGAGACAGCGGGATTGTAA
- a CDS encoding bifunctional 5,10-methylenetetrahydrofolate dehydrogenase/5,10-methenyltetrahydrofolate cyclohydrolase, protein MSAALLEGKVIAEGLRTSIKSDVEALKAKSGKTPKLVALQMGDNASSAVYVKAQKKAAENLGIEYELKVLPATITQAEAEDIVKELNSNSAVSAIILQLPVPKGIDAKRIVNLISPAKDAEGMHPENLGKILLGQYRIGPCTAMAVMELLESSKVNLYGKEAVIVGHSEIVGKPLAMMLLNKFATTTVCHIATGERGVLADHVKRAEVLVVAVGRAGIIKGDWIKEGAIVVDVGINRVADKIVGDVEFEAASAKASFITPVPGGVGPITTTILMRNTVELFKNSFMF, encoded by the coding sequence GTGAGTGCGGCACTTTTAGAGGGTAAAGTAATAGCGGAAGGACTTAGAACGTCGATAAAATCAGATGTCGAAGCGCTTAAAGCTAAAAGCGGCAAGACGCCTAAGCTGGTTGCTTTGCAGATGGGAGATAACGCGTCGAGCGCCGTGTATGTCAAAGCGCAGAAGAAGGCGGCGGAAAATCTTGGAATAGAGTATGAACTTAAAGTCTTACCAGCGACGATTACACAGGCCGAAGCGGAAGATATTGTTAAAGAGTTAAATAGTAATTCGGCCGTATCGGCGATAATATTACAGCTTCCGGTGCCAAAGGGTATAGACGCAAAAAGGATAGTTAATCTTATATCGCCCGCAAAAGATGCCGAGGGCATGCATCCGGAAAACCTCGGGAAAATATTGCTGGGCCAGTACAGGATAGGCCCGTGTACGGCCATGGCTGTAATGGAATTATTGGAATCATCAAAAGTAAATCTATACGGGAAAGAGGCGGTTATAGTCGGCCACTCAGAGATTGTGGGCAAACCGCTTGCCATGATGCTACTAAATAAATTCGCGACGACGACAGTTTGTCACATAGCCACCGGCGAAAGAGGCGTGCTTGCCGATCATGTAAAAAGAGCCGAGGTGCTGGTCGTTGCGGTAGGCAGGGCAGGTATAATAAAAGGTGATTGGATAAAAGAAGGCGCTATTGTTGTAGACGTAGGGATAAATAGAGTAGCGGACAAGATAGTCGGCGATGTGGAGTTTGAGGCCGCTTCAGCAAAAGCGTCTTTCATCACGCCTGTTCCCGGCGGTGTAGGGCCGATCACAACTACTATACTTATGCGTAATACTGTTGAATTGTTTAAGAATAGTTTTATGTTTTAA
- a CDS encoding cyclodeaminase/cyclohydrolase family protein: MYIKGSVEAYLSDLAARKPAPGGGSAAALTAAAGVALMSMVANYTIGNPKYKSGEENAKKILNRTLEARKELEALIDMDVEAYSKLSKIMKETKDASKLEMAYKEAIKPPCDICRISAECLKLCDGLIECGNKNLITDTAIAVIFLEGAFFAAKYNVYINMRYIKDMDFIGSIHNILQPMEEQLPKLKEEFLEKCEEVIR; encoded by the coding sequence ATGTACATTAAAGGATCTGTAGAAGCCTATTTAAGTGATCTTGCTGCCCGAAAACCGGCACCTGGCGGCGGAAGCGCGGCCGCGCTTACTGCGGCTGCAGGGGTAGCGCTGATGTCTATGGTCGCAAATTACACTATAGGCAATCCGAAATATAAATCCGGCGAAGAGAATGCGAAGAAAATATTAAATAGGACGCTTGAAGCGCGCAAAGAACTCGAAGCCCTTATCGATATGGATGTAGAAGCTTATAGTAAATTGTCGAAGATCATGAAGGAGACTAAGGACGCTTCGAAACTGGAGATGGCCTACAAAGAAGCCATAAAACCTCCCTGCGATATATGCAGAATATCCGCGGAATGTTTAAAATTATGCGATGGATTGATCGAATGCGGCAATAAAAATTTAATAACGGATACGGCGATAGCGGTTATATTTCTGGAGGGCGCGTTCTTTGCCGCGAAGTACAACGTCTACATAAATATGAGATATATAAAGGATATGGATTTTATCGGCAGTATCCACAATATCCTGCAGCCGATGGAGGAGCAGCTGCCGAAGTTAAAAGAAGAGTTCTTGGAAAAATGCGAGGAGGTAATCAGGTGA
- a CDS encoding formate--tetrahydrofolate ligase, translating into MTLKPINSIATKLGISNRYLEPYGYHKAKISLDILKSKKNLRSKGKYIVVTGITPTHLGEGKTVTTIGLSMALNKLGKKTVACIRQPSIGPFFGVKGGGVGGGKAMVLPEDDINLHLTGDIHAVSQAHNLCASFIDNHLYRGNGLGIDTDRIYWRRVVDVNDRALRNVMIALGGGEHGVERKTGFCITAASEIMAILALCESIPDLRRRLSRIVLALTKEGKAVTCEDIHVAGAMALLLKDAIKPNLVQTGENTPCIIHTGPFANITHGSSSILADRVGLKLADFVVTESGFGADCGMEKFVNIKCAQSGLKPDAAVLVCSIRALKVHSGMFKMTVGKALGKEIEKEDLKAVESGCENLKKQIENVLIYGVPCVVAVNRFATDTDKEIDLVKKIALSSGAFDCVASEVYKKGSAGGKDLARAVVKAASVKSNFRRLYPSGVSIKEKMRIIATKIYGAKDVNFEPHAQANIEIFEKLGLAKLPICMAKTPLSLSHDPELKGAPKDFVLPIREVRPSAGAGFLYALCGNILTMPSLPSHPVGECMDVDAKGRSKICTLKDL; encoded by the coding sequence ATGACGCTAAAGCCAATCAATTCAATTGCCACAAAGCTCGGTATATCAAACAGATATCTGGAGCCATATGGTTACCATAAGGCCAAGATATCCCTGGACATCCTCAAGTCTAAAAAGAATTTACGGTCAAAGGGCAAATATATCGTTGTAACGGGCATCACCCCGACGCATTTGGGTGAGGGAAAGACCGTTACTACGATAGGCCTATCGATGGCCCTGAATAAGCTCGGCAAGAAAACGGTTGCCTGCATAAGACAGCCCTCTATCGGGCCGTTCTTCGGTGTTAAAGGCGGAGGAGTTGGCGGTGGTAAGGCTATGGTACTGCCGGAAGACGATATCAATCTGCACTTAACAGGCGATATACACGCGGTAAGCCAGGCTCATAACCTTTGTGCGTCATTTATAGACAATCATCTATATAGAGGCAATGGATTAGGCATAGATACGGATAGGATATACTGGCGCAGGGTAGTCGATGTAAATGACAGGGCGCTGCGTAACGTCATGATAGCCTTAGGCGGCGGTGAGCATGGCGTCGAAAGGAAGACCGGATTTTGCATAACAGCGGCAAGCGAAATAATGGCTATCCTTGCATTATGCGAGTCTATACCGGATTTAAGGAGGCGTCTTTCAAGGATAGTCCTTGCCCTTACCAAAGAAGGCAAGGCCGTTACGTGCGAAGATATCCATGTCGCGGGAGCCATGGCGCTGTTATTAAAGGACGCTATAAAGCCAAACCTTGTGCAGACAGGCGAGAATACGCCGTGCATTATACATACAGGGCCATTCGCGAATATAACGCATGGGAGCAGCTCCATTCTGGCCGACCGTGTCGGGCTGAAATTGGCGGATTTTGTGGTTACGGAATCCGGATTCGGAGCGGACTGCGGGATGGAGAAATTTGTTAATATAAAGTGCGCCCAGAGTGGACTCAAGCCCGATGCCGCAGTCCTGGTATGTTCGATAAGAGCGCTTAAAGTACATTCCGGAATGTTCAAAATGACCGTGGGTAAGGCGCTGGGCAAAGAGATCGAAAAAGAAGATTTAAAGGCAGTTGAATCAGGTTGCGAGAACCTAAAAAAACAGATAGAGAATGTGCTCATTTACGGCGTGCCTTGCGTTGTCGCCGTCAACAGATTTGCCACAGACACCGACAAAGAGATAGATTTGGTTAAAAAGATAGCTTTAAGCTCCGGCGCGTTTGACTGCGTGGCAAGCGAAGTTTATAAAAAAGGCTCGGCAGGCGGTAAGGATCTCGCGAGGGCGGTGGTAAAGGCCGCTTCCGTAAAGAGTAATTTCAGGCGCCTGTATCCGTCCGGTGTATCCATAAAAGAGAAGATGCGTATTATTGCCACTAAAATTTACGGCGCAAAAGATGTGAATTTCGAGCCGCATGCCCAGGCAAATATAGAGATTTTTGAAAAACTGGGTTTGGCAAAATTGCCCATATGCATGGCAAAGACGCCATTATCCTTGTCGCATGACCCGGAACTTAAAGGCGCTCCGAAAGATTTTGTATTGCCTATACGCGAGGTGCGCCCATCAGCCGGGGCGGGATTTTTATATGCGCTGTGCGGTAATATTCTTACCATGCCGAGCCTGCCGTCTCATCCGGTGGGCGAGTGCATGGATGTCGACGCCAAAGGGAGGTCGAAGATATGTACATTAAAGGATCTGTAG
- a CDS encoding type III pantothenate kinase, with amino-acid sequence MKNILAVDIGNTNITVGLFKGNKLSRKTKIPTNSYSLYARSIKALIARAHFEIGDVSEAVISSVVPLSLARFIVELRKLSSDIKITVLGKDKIVPIKNLYRIKKEVGQDRLVNAYAAKMLYGAPAVVVDSGTAITFDIISKKGDYLGGLILPGIELSLSSLYRRTALLPKVELKDAPSIIGKDTVNSMRGGILFGFGAMIDGLAAKYRKILGKDAKIIATGGNSKLIKKYAKSIQMADEDLTLKGLYLISAACAEK; translated from the coding sequence ATGAAAAATATATTAGCGGTAGATATAGGAAATACAAATATAACAGTTGGATTATTTAAAGGCAATAAGCTGTCCAGGAAGACGAAGATTCCGACCAATTCATATTCCTTATACGCCCGTAGCATAAAAGCTCTTATAGCGCGGGCGCATTTCGAAATAGGCGATGTGAGCGAGGCGGTAATATCGAGCGTCGTTCCTTTGTCATTAGCGCGGTTTATAGTGGAACTCCGTAAGCTATCATCTGATATAAAGATAACCGTTTTAGGCAAAGACAAGATAGTCCCGATAAAAAATTTATACAGGATAAAGAAAGAGGTGGGGCAGGATAGGCTTGTGAATGCTTATGCGGCCAAGATGCTTTACGGCGCTCCCGCAGTAGTGGTTGATTCGGGGACCGCTATAACCTTCGATATAATCTCAAAAAAGGGCGATTATCTGGGCGGGCTTATATTGCCGGGAATAGAATTATCGTTATCAAGTCTTTACAGAAGAACGGCGTTGTTGCCAAAAGTAGAGTTAAAAGATGCCCCATCTATCATAGGCAAGGATACTGTAAATAGCATGAGAGGCGGCATCTTATTCGGTTTTGGCGCTATGATCGACGGTTTGGCGGCCAAATACAGGAAGATCCTGGGTAAAGATGCGAAAATTATAGCCACAGGCGGAAACTCCAAACTCATCAAAAAATACGCTAAATCCATACAGATGGCGGACGAAGATCTGACATTAAAAGGCCTTTACCTTATTTCTGCAGCCTGTGCTGAAAAATAG
- a CDS encoding biotin--[acetyl-CoA-carboxylase] ligase, producing MLDEKILNVLRHSRDSYVSGEELCKYAGISRAAIWKHIEDLRKAGYEIEAVPHLGYKLITVPDALISSEIKWKLKTKVFGKEIISYKKVDSTNDLAYQLAEKGIKEGTIILAEEQSKGKGRHGRRWASPPKGGVYMSCILKPRIAPNEIPRITLLAAVAVTRAIREVTSLDVSIKWPNDIMLDGKKICGILTEMKAQQDCVDFVILGIGINVNTPSKQLPKTGTSLKEGLVRRSIKGAVSRVELTKNILERLEGCYNLLASKGFEPIVEAWKNLSDMLGSRVKISLPGRTFEGLAHDIDPDGALVVRLDSGVLEKVSSGDVVIAR from the coding sequence ATGTTGGACGAGAAGATATTAAACGTACTGCGCCATAGCAGGGATTCCTATGTTTCCGGCGAAGAGCTGTGTAAGTATGCCGGCATCTCCAGGGCGGCTATATGGAAACACATAGAGGACTTGCGCAAGGCAGGTTATGAAATAGAAGCCGTGCCTCATCTGGGCTATAAACTTATAACAGTACCCGACGCGCTCATATCTTCCGAGATAAAATGGAAACTGAAAACAAAAGTTTTCGGCAAAGAGATAATATCGTATAAAAAAGTCGATTCAACAAATGATTTAGCCTATCAATTGGCGGAAAAAGGAATAAAGGAGGGCACGATAATTCTCGCGGAAGAACAGTCCAAAGGTAAAGGCAGGCACGGAAGGCGCTGGGCTTCTCCGCCGAAGGGTGGTGTGTACATGTCATGCATATTGAAACCCAGGATAGCCCCGAATGAAATACCGAGAATAACTCTTCTGGCGGCAGTGGCGGTGACTAGGGCGATCAGAGAAGTTACATCGCTTGATGTTTCTATAAAGTGGCCCAACGATATAATGTTAGACGGTAAGAAGATATGCGGTATCTTAACGGAGATGAAAGCCCAGCAAGACTGTGTAGATTTTGTTATTTTAGGCATAGGAATTAACGTGAATACGCCATCTAAGCAGTTGCCCAAAACCGGCACCTCATTAAAAGAAGGGCTTGTCAGGCGCAGCATAAAAGGCGCGGTATCAAGAGTTGAACTGACAAAAAATATCCTGGAAAGACTTGAAGGATGTTATAATTTATTGGCCAGCAAAGGATTTGAGCCTATAGTAGAAGCGTGGAAGAATCTATCCGACATGCTTGGATCGAGGGTAAAGATAAGCCTGCCAGGCAGGACATTCGAAGGGCTGGCTCATGATATAGATCCGGACGGAGCGCTTGTTGTGCGGCTGGATTCAGGAGTGCTGGAAAAAGTTTCCTCTGGAGACGTGGTGATAGCGAGATGA